A single genomic interval of Zingiber officinale cultivar Zhangliang chromosome 4A, Zo_v1.1, whole genome shotgun sequence harbors:
- the LOC121971345 gene encoding probable E3 ubiquitin-protein ligase HERC4 isoform X3 gives MDLYSHGLGDGTEERSKHPKKVTSLKTEYVKSVSCGAHCTAAVAEPRENDGTISTSRLWIWGQNQGSNLPRLFWGAFPPNTVICQISCGAVHVVALSENGLLQSWGYNDYGQLGRGVTSEGLQGAWVLMAYAKFLDEPPELVKIGQVACGEYHTAAISEDGDVYTWGLGSMGQLGHCSLQSGDKELLPRRVVALDGLSVKDVACGGVHTCALTTKGALYTWGGGQAGQLGLGPQNAHFSCVPDASNMMLRNLPVLVLPDSVQLVTCGHSHTLVSMRDGRIYGWGYNSYGQAANHKSSYTWFPSPVDWCVGEVQRLAAGGGHSAVLTAAHTLKELCEFRLAESVNLSNCFMIADAASRTGADSLAHLCERYWEHLLEQANLENEEEEDNT, from the exons ATGGATCTCTATTCACATGGG TTGGGAGATGGAACTGAGGAGAGAAGCAAGCATCCCAAGAAGGTTACGTCATTGAAGACAGAATATGTGAAATCTGTGTCCTGTGGAGCACATTGCACAGCTGCTGTTGCAGAACCTCGAGAGAATGATGGTACAATATCCACAAGCAGGCTTTGGATCTGGGGACAAAATCAA GGGTCAAACCTTCCTCGTTTATTTTGGGGCGCCTTTCCTCCAAACACG GTCATATGCCAAATTTCCTGTGGAGCAGTTCATGTGGTCGCTCTCTCTGAGAATGGCTTACTTCAATCATGGG GCTACAATGACTATGGCCAGCTTGGCAGGGGTGTTACCTCTGAAGGATTACAGGGAGCTTGGGTATTGATGGCCTATGCCAAGTTCCTAGATGAACCACCTGAGCTTGTGAAAATCGGGCAAGTCGCATGCGGGGAGTACCACACGGCAGCAATATCAGAAGATGGTGACGT GTACACTTGGGGTCTTGGAAGCATGGGCCAGCTTGGCCATTGCTCACTGCAGAGTGGTGACAAAGAACTGCTTCCAAGGCGAGTAGTCGCTCTCGATGGTCTGTCAGTAAAGGATGTTGCATGCGGCGGAGTTCATACTTGTGCTCTAACCACCAAGGGAGCTCTGTACACCTGGGGAGGCGGTCAGGCAGGGCAGCTTGGACTGGGTCCTCAGAATGCTCACTTTTCATGTGTTCCTGATGCATCCAATATGATGCTTCGCAATCTTCCCGTCCTCGTTCTCCCCGACAGTGTGCAGCTTGTTACCTGTGGTCATTCGCACACACTGGTGTCCATGAGAGATGGAAGAATATATGGATGGGGCTATAACAGTTACGGTCAGGCAGCGAATCACAAGTCTTCATACACCTGGTTTCCTTCTCCGGTCGACTG GTGTGTTGGGGAAGTCCAAAGGCTGGCAGCTGGCGGTGGGCATTCTGCTGTTTTAACTGCTGCTCATACCCTGAAAGAGCTGTGCGAGTTCAGGCTCGCTGAAAGCGTGAACCTATCGAATTGCTTTATGATTGCTGATGCTGCATCTCGAACAGGTGCTGATTCGTTAGCGCATCTGTGTGAAAGATACTG GGAACATTTGCTTGAGCAGGCCAATTTGGagaatgaagaggaagaagacaacacgTAA
- the LOC121971345 gene encoding ultraviolet-B receptor UVR8-like isoform X2 gives MEIDEILCDVRAVNLPTKSAIYLWGYNHSGQTAREGKESHLRIPKSLPSKLFDRAGGENLRWLDIACGREHTAAVASDGSLFTWGANDFGQLGDGTEERSKHPKKVTSLKTEYVKSVSCGAHCTAAVAEPRENDGTISTSRLWIWGQNQGSNLPRLFWGAFPPNTVICQISCGAVHVVALSENGLLQSWGYNDYGQLGRGVTSEGLQGAWVLMAYAKFLDEPPELVKIGQVACGEYHTAAISEDGDVYTWGLGSMGQLGHCSLQSGDKELLPRRVVALDGLSVKDVACGGVHTCALTTKGALYTWGGGQAGQLGLGPQNAHFSCVPDASNMMLRNLPVLVLPDSVQLVTCGHSHTLVSMRDGRIYGWGYNSYGQAANHKSSYTWFPSPVDWCVGEVQRLAAGGGHSAVLTAAHTLKELCEFRLAESVNLSNCFMIADAASRTGNICLSRPIWRMKRKKTTRNVTLILSAAN, from the exons ATGGAGATTGATGAAATACTTTGTGATGTTCGAGCTGTCAATCTCCCGACGAAGAGTGCAATATATCTTTGGGGTTACAACCATAGTGGGCAGACTGCTAGGGAGGGTAAAGAAAGCCACCTGAGGATTCCAAAGAGTCTTCCTTCCAAGCTCTTTGATCGTGCTGGAGGAGAGAACCTCAGATGGTTGGATATTGCTTGTGGCAGAGAACACACTGCAGCAGTGGCCTCGGATGGATCTCTATTCACATGGG GTGCTAATGATTTTGGCCAGTTGGGAGATGGAACTGAGGAGAGAAGCAAGCATCCCAAGAAGGTTACGTCATTGAAGACAGAATATGTGAAATCTGTGTCCTGTGGAGCACATTGCACAGCTGCTGTTGCAGAACCTCGAGAGAATGATGGTACAATATCCACAAGCAGGCTTTGGATCTGGGGACAAAATCAA GGGTCAAACCTTCCTCGTTTATTTTGGGGCGCCTTTCCTCCAAACACG GTCATATGCCAAATTTCCTGTGGAGCAGTTCATGTGGTCGCTCTCTCTGAGAATGGCTTACTTCAATCATGGG GCTACAATGACTATGGCCAGCTTGGCAGGGGTGTTACCTCTGAAGGATTACAGGGAGCTTGGGTATTGATGGCCTATGCCAAGTTCCTAGATGAACCACCTGAGCTTGTGAAAATCGGGCAAGTCGCATGCGGGGAGTACCACACGGCAGCAATATCAGAAGATGGTGACGT GTACACTTGGGGTCTTGGAAGCATGGGCCAGCTTGGCCATTGCTCACTGCAGAGTGGTGACAAAGAACTGCTTCCAAGGCGAGTAGTCGCTCTCGATGGTCTGTCAGTAAAGGATGTTGCATGCGGCGGAGTTCATACTTGTGCTCTAACCACCAAGGGAGCTCTGTACACCTGGGGAGGCGGTCAGGCAGGGCAGCTTGGACTGGGTCCTCAGAATGCTCACTTTTCATGTGTTCCTGATGCATCCAATATGATGCTTCGCAATCTTCCCGTCCTCGTTCTCCCCGACAGTGTGCAGCTTGTTACCTGTGGTCATTCGCACACACTGGTGTCCATGAGAGATGGAAGAATATATGGATGGGGCTATAACAGTTACGGTCAGGCAGCGAATCACAAGTCTTCATACACCTGGTTTCCTTCTCCGGTCGACTG GTGTGTTGGGGAAGTCCAAAGGCTGGCAGCTGGCGGTGGGCATTCTGCTGTTTTAACTGCTGCTCATACCCTGAAAGAGCTGTGCGAGTTCAGGCTCGCTGAAAGCGTGAACCTATCGAATTGCTTTATGATTGCTGATGCTGCATCTCGAACAG GGAACATTTGCTTGAGCAGGCCAATTTGGagaatgaagaggaagaagacaacacgTAATGTAACACTCATTCTTTCTGCtgctaattaa
- the LOC121971345 gene encoding ultraviolet-B receptor UVR8-like isoform X1 has protein sequence MEIDEILCDVRAVNLPTKSAIYLWGYNHSGQTAREGKESHLRIPKSLPSKLFDRAGGENLRWLDIACGREHTAAVASDGSLFTWGANDFGQLGDGTEERSKHPKKVTSLKTEYVKSVSCGAHCTAAVAEPRENDGTISTSRLWIWGQNQGSNLPRLFWGAFPPNTVICQISCGAVHVVALSENGLLQSWGYNDYGQLGRGVTSEGLQGAWVLMAYAKFLDEPPELVKIGQVACGEYHTAAISEDGDVYTWGLGSMGQLGHCSLQSGDKELLPRRVVALDGLSVKDVACGGVHTCALTTKGALYTWGGGQAGQLGLGPQNAHFSCVPDASNMMLRNLPVLVLPDSVQLVTCGHSHTLVSMRDGRIYGWGYNSYGQAANHKSSYTWFPSPVDWCVGEVQRLAAGGGHSAVLTAAHTLKELCEFRLAESVNLSNCFMIADAASRTGADSLAHLCERYWEHLLEQANLENEEEEDNT, from the exons ATGGAGATTGATGAAATACTTTGTGATGTTCGAGCTGTCAATCTCCCGACGAAGAGTGCAATATATCTTTGGGGTTACAACCATAGTGGGCAGACTGCTAGGGAGGGTAAAGAAAGCCACCTGAGGATTCCAAAGAGTCTTCCTTCCAAGCTCTTTGATCGTGCTGGAGGAGAGAACCTCAGATGGTTGGATATTGCTTGTGGCAGAGAACACACTGCAGCAGTGGCCTCGGATGGATCTCTATTCACATGGG GTGCTAATGATTTTGGCCAGTTGGGAGATGGAACTGAGGAGAGAAGCAAGCATCCCAAGAAGGTTACGTCATTGAAGACAGAATATGTGAAATCTGTGTCCTGTGGAGCACATTGCACAGCTGCTGTTGCAGAACCTCGAGAGAATGATGGTACAATATCCACAAGCAGGCTTTGGATCTGGGGACAAAATCAA GGGTCAAACCTTCCTCGTTTATTTTGGGGCGCCTTTCCTCCAAACACG GTCATATGCCAAATTTCCTGTGGAGCAGTTCATGTGGTCGCTCTCTCTGAGAATGGCTTACTTCAATCATGGG GCTACAATGACTATGGCCAGCTTGGCAGGGGTGTTACCTCTGAAGGATTACAGGGAGCTTGGGTATTGATGGCCTATGCCAAGTTCCTAGATGAACCACCTGAGCTTGTGAAAATCGGGCAAGTCGCATGCGGGGAGTACCACACGGCAGCAATATCAGAAGATGGTGACGT GTACACTTGGGGTCTTGGAAGCATGGGCCAGCTTGGCCATTGCTCACTGCAGAGTGGTGACAAAGAACTGCTTCCAAGGCGAGTAGTCGCTCTCGATGGTCTGTCAGTAAAGGATGTTGCATGCGGCGGAGTTCATACTTGTGCTCTAACCACCAAGGGAGCTCTGTACACCTGGGGAGGCGGTCAGGCAGGGCAGCTTGGACTGGGTCCTCAGAATGCTCACTTTTCATGTGTTCCTGATGCATCCAATATGATGCTTCGCAATCTTCCCGTCCTCGTTCTCCCCGACAGTGTGCAGCTTGTTACCTGTGGTCATTCGCACACACTGGTGTCCATGAGAGATGGAAGAATATATGGATGGGGCTATAACAGTTACGGTCAGGCAGCGAATCACAAGTCTTCATACACCTGGTTTCCTTCTCCGGTCGACTG GTGTGTTGGGGAAGTCCAAAGGCTGGCAGCTGGCGGTGGGCATTCTGCTGTTTTAACTGCTGCTCATACCCTGAAAGAGCTGTGCGAGTTCAGGCTCGCTGAAAGCGTGAACCTATCGAATTGCTTTATGATTGCTGATGCTGCATCTCGAACAGGTGCTGATTCGTTAGCGCATCTGTGTGAAAGATACTG GGAACATTTGCTTGAGCAGGCCAATTTGGagaatgaagaggaagaagacaacacgTAA